The Desulfuromonas thiophila genome contains the following window.
CATAAGCGCGCCGAGCGCAAGGCTGGCAAGGCCGTGGCCAGCGCCGCTGGCCCCGGCGGCGTGCTGACCTCCTTCGCCGGTGGTATTGCCGAGCTGACCGAGACTCTGCGCCAGCAGCTGGGCGAGGCGGTGATCAGTGGCGTGGCGGTGCGCCGCATTGAGGGGATGCCCGGCGCCTACCAGCTGGCGCTGGCCGATGGCCGGCAGCTGGCAGCGGAGGCGCTGGTTTGCGCCACGCCGGCCTATGCCGCGGCGGACCTGCTCGAAGGACTGGCGCCGCAGGCGGCCGAGGAACTGCGCGCCATTCCCTACGCACCGTTGCAGGTGGTGTGCTGCGGCTATGAACAGCGGCAGATTGCCCAGGATCTTAATGGTTTTGGTTATCTGATTCCCAAACAGGAGGGTTGTTCGGTGCTCGGTACCCTGTGGGATTCGAGCATCTTTGCCGGGCGCGCGCCCCAGGGCCAGGTGCTGCTGCGATCGATGATGGGTGGCGCCACCCGTCCCGATGTGCTTGATTTCAGCGATGAACAGGTCCAGGCGCTGGTGCGGGCCGACCTGCGCCGTATTCTCGGCATTGCCACGCCGCCGCCCTTTATCCGGGTGTTCCGCCATGAGCGGGCCATTCCGCAGTATCTGGTGGGGCATGCCGACCGGTTGCAGCGCTTGCGCCAGTTACTACAGCCCCTGACCGGGTTGTATCTGACCGGCAATGCCTATGACGGGATCGGTCTGAACGACTGTGTCGCCAATGGCGCCCGGGTGGCGGAGGAGCTGCTGCAGCAGCTGGCTTGACGCTATCGGCGGCTGAAGCTGGGCCGCAGGTGTGAATCAGGCACAACGATGCACAAAGCACAACGCCGGCTCTCGAAATCCGAGGACCGGCGTTGTGCTGTCTTGAGGCGGGTGACAAAGGTCAGGCCAGGAACAGGCCGTCCGCGTCGGCTGTGCTGCCCTGCGCCGGCCAGCCGGCTACCCCGGCCAGCTGTTTCTGGCGTGGCACGGGTGTGGTGCCGCTTGCTGGACCGGTCTGGCCATGGCTGGCCAGCCGGAAACGGCTGAGCAGTTGCTGCAGGCTGTCGGCCTGACTGCGCAGTTCGACGGCTGCTGCCGCTGTCTGCTCGGCGCAGGAGGTGTTTTGCTGGGTGACATCGTCAATCTGGCTGACGCCGATACTGATCTGGGCGATGCCGTCGGCCTGTTCGGTGCTGGCATGGGAAATTTCCGTGACCAGTTGGGACGCCTTGGCGACACCGTTGACGATTTTTTCAAGGGACTGCACCGTCTCGCGGGCAATGTTGGCCCCGGCCTGGGCCTTGTTGACGGAACCTTCAATCAGTTCGGTGGTTTCGCTGGCGGCCTTGGCGCTGCGCGCCGCCAGATTGCGGACCTCTTCGGCCACCACGGCGAAGCCTTTGCCATGCTGGCCGGCGCGGGCGGCTTCGACGGCAGCATTGAGGGCCAGCAGGTTGGTCTGGAAGGCGATTTCGTCGATCACCTTGATGATGCGTGAAATGTTGCTGCTGGCTTCGCTGATATCGGCCATGGCGCGGTTGAGCTGATCCATCTGGGCGCTGCCGGCACTGGCGTCCTGCTGCACCTGCTCGGTCAGCTGGCGAGCACTCTTGGCGGCTTCGGCGTTCTGCTGGGTCTGGCTGGAGAGCTGTTGCAGCGAGCTGCTGATCTGTTCCAGTGAACTGGCCTGTTCGGTGGCGCCCTGGGACAGTGCCTGGCTCGAATCGGCCACCTGGCTGGAGCCGCTGTCGATCTGCTGGCCGGCCAACTGAATCTCCAGCATGATGTTGTTGAGATCTTCGCCCAGCTGTTTGAGGGCATTGCGCAGGGCGTCGCGCTCGTCCTGCGGCTGGACCCGGAAGGTCAGGTCGCCCTGGGCCAGCTGCCCCAGAGGGGTGACGACCTCCTGCTGCAGGCTGTCGGCGAAACGATCCATGGTGCGGGCCAACTCGCCGATCTCGTCGCCTCGGTCCAGCTTCAGCCGCTGATCGAGATGACCGGCGGCAATATCGTTGAGCATGGCGACGACCCGCCGGACGGGCGCGGCAATGCTGCGGGCGATGCGCAGCGCAAACAGCAGACCGATGATGACTGATAGCAGGCAGATCCCCAGCAGCAGGCGCTGGGCGCCGGCGATGCTGGCGGCGCTGGCCCGCTGGATCTGCTCAAGAGCCTGGCTGCAGGCGGCTCGGGCCGCTGCGGCGCTGTCGTTCATGGTCGCACTGAGCTGCTGTTGCCGTGTCATGGCGGTCGCATGATTTTCAAAGCTGGCGCTGTAGGCATCTATGCCGGCCAGGGTGTCCTCGACCAGTTGGTCGACCTCATCGTTATCGAGATCCTCACTGACCGATTCAGCCAGCTGGCGCATGGTCAGGATGCTTTTTCTGACACGGTCGGCAAAGTTGTCGTCGAAGGAGGCGATGTGCTCCTTCTCGAACTTGCGGGCGTTGAGAAACAGCAGGTTGACGTTTTGTATCGCGTTGAGCCGTTCGATGCGATCTGTCAGAAGCTCTTCGAACTCGTCGGCATCGTCTATGTCGGTCTGGCTGGCGATGGTATCACTGAGCAGTTCTTCCAGCAGGGACTGCAGCTCCTTGGTGCGGGAGAAGGTGGCATTGGAAACCTCCTTCATCTGGCTCATGGCTTCTTCGCGTACGCGGCTGTTGCTGCTGAAGTCGTCAAAAGCCTGATCGTAACTCTGGGCCTGGCGGGTAATCTGTTCGACCAGCTGGCGCAGGGCCGGGTCGGCGAGATTGTGCTCGAGTTGTTCGGCACCCTTGCGCAGCTCGGCAACCTCACTGTGGGTTAGGTCGAACTCTCGTTCTTCGCCGCTGGCCGCATAACGCAGCTGGGCCAGACGGGCGCGGTCGAAATGAGCGGCGATGCGGTTCATGGCGTCAGCGTTGTCGGCACTGTGCTGGATTTGCAGCATGCCGCGTTCGCCGATCCAGCCGATGAACAGAGTCAAAGCCAGCAGACAGATGAACGATAGCAGTAGTTTCTTGCCGAGGTTGAGGGATTTGAGCATGGCAGGGTCCTTTGCTGAAGGGATGAACACGAGCACGGTGATGATCTGAAGCCGGCGGCCCGCCTGCCGGACGGAGGGAACGGTTGACCCTCGGCGGTAGGTACGTTATTTTGCCGCCTTGCATTATCGGCCGGCGTCTGCAGAGACGTCATTTGCTGGGCTGTCCCGCCGGGCCGCTCCCAAGAATCGCCAGGAATCTCATGAGTATGCAGAAGTTCTACCAGAATGAAGTCGACAAACGGCGCACCTTCGGCATCATCAGCCATCCCGATGCCGGCAAGACCACCCTGACCGAAAAGCTGCTGTTGTTCGGTGGCGCCATCCAGCTGGCCGGTGCCGTCAAGGCGCGCAAGGCCAATCGCCATGCTACCAGCGATTGGATGGCAATGGAACAGGAACGTGGCATTTCTGTTACCTCGTCGGTGATGAAATTCAACTACCGCGATTTCGAGATCAACCTGCTCGATACGCCCGGCCACCAGGATTTTTCCGAGGACACCTACCGGGTGCTGACAGCGGTGGACAGTGCCATCATGGTGATTGACAGCGCCAAGGGGGTTGAAACCCAGACGCGCAAGCTGATGGAGGTCTGCCGCATGCGCAACACCCCCATTATCACCTTCATCAACAAGCTTGACCGCGAGGGCTTGGCGCCGCTTGATCTGCTGGCCGATATCGAGGACAGTCTGCAGGTGGAGTGTGCCCCCCTGTCCTGGCCCATTGGCATGGGCAAGCGGTTTCGCGGCACCTATAATCTTTACAGCAAAAATCTGCAGCTGTTTTCCGCCCAGGACAGCGAGCGGGTTCGTCAGGCCGAGCTGATCGACGACCTCGACGATGGCCGTCTCGATGCCCGCCTTGGGGCGCAGGCCGACGAGCTGCGCGACGATATTGCCCTGCTTGAAGGCGCCGCCAACCCTTTCGATCTGGCCGAATATCTCAAGGGCAACCAGACCCCGGTGTTTTTCGGCAGCGCCATCAACAACTTCGGGGTGCGCGAGCTGCTTGATGCCTTTGTTGAACTGGCGCCGCCACCACAGCCGCGCCAGACCACGACGCGGGAGGTGTCGCCCTACGAGGCCGATTTCAGCGGTTTTGTGTTCAAAATCCAGGCCAACATGGATCCGGCTCACCGCGACCGCATCGCCTTTCTGCGCATCTGTTCAGGCCGTTTCGAGCGCGGCATGCGCCTGCGCCATCACCGCATCGGTAAGGATATCAATGTGCCCAACGCCACCATTTTCATGGCGCAGGACCGCAGCCATGTGGAGGAGGCCTATGCCGGCGATATCATCGGCATTCACAACCACGGCACCATCAAGATCGGCGACACCTTCAGCCTGAAGGAAGAACTCAAGTTTGTCGGCATTCCCAGCTTCGCGCCGGAACACTTTCGCCGCGTGCGGCTGAAGAATCCGCTCAAGGCCAAGCAGCTCGACAAGGGCCTGACCCAGCTGGCCGAGGAGGGTGCCGTGCAGCTGTTCCGGCCGCTGGCCAGTAGCGACTATATTCTCGGTGCCGTTGGTGTGCTGCAGTTTGATGTGATT
Protein-coding sequences here:
- the hemG gene encoding protoporphyrinogen oxidase: MTRIVVIGGGISGLVTAWQLQQLAARQGRAIQLLLVEKEPRCGGKIWSRQEDGFLCEWGPNGFLDNKPATLELCRQLGIEDRLLRSNDNARKRFIFSGNRLHRLPENGPMFLRSQLLSWPGKLRLVGEALVPAKRDGADETLGAFGRRRLGAEALDKLIAPMAGGIFAGDAETMSVASCFPRIVQLERQYGGLLRAMVCLARHKRAERKAGKAVASAAGPGGVLTSFAGGIAELTETLRQQLGEAVISGVAVRRIEGMPGAYQLALADGRQLAAEALVCATPAYAAADLLEGLAPQAAEELRAIPYAPLQVVCCGYEQRQIAQDLNGFGYLIPKQEGCSVLGTLWDSSIFAGRAPQGQVLLRSMMGGATRPDVLDFSDEQVQALVRADLRRILGIATPPPFIRVFRHERAIPQYLVGHADRLQRLRQLLQPLTGLYLTGNAYDGIGLNDCVANGARVAEELLQQLA
- a CDS encoding methyl-accepting chemotaxis protein — its product is MLKSLNLGKKLLLSFICLLALTLFIGWIGERGMLQIQHSADNADAMNRIAAHFDRARLAQLRYAASGEEREFDLTHSEVAELRKGAEQLEHNLADPALRQLVEQITRQAQSYDQAFDDFSSNSRVREEAMSQMKEVSNATFSRTKELQSLLEELLSDTIASQTDIDDADEFEELLTDRIERLNAIQNVNLLFLNARKFEKEHIASFDDNFADRVRKSILTMRQLAESVSEDLDNDEVDQLVEDTLAGIDAYSASFENHATAMTRQQQLSATMNDSAAAARAACSQALEQIQRASAASIAGAQRLLLGICLLSVIIGLLFALRIARSIAAPVRRVVAMLNDIAAGHLDQRLKLDRGDEIGELARTMDRFADSLQQEVVTPLGQLAQGDLTFRVQPQDERDALRNALKQLGEDLNNIMLEIQLAGQQIDSGSSQVADSSQALSQGATEQASSLEQISSSLQQLSSQTQQNAEAAKSARQLTEQVQQDASAGSAQMDQLNRAMADISEASSNISRIIKVIDEIAFQTNLLALNAAVEAARAGQHGKGFAVVAEEVRNLAARSAKAASETTELIEGSVNKAQAGANIARETVQSLEKIVNGVAKASQLVTEISHASTEQADGIAQISIGVSQIDDVTQQNTSCAEQTAAAAVELRSQADSLQQLLSRFRLASHGQTGPASGTTPVPRQKQLAGVAGWPAQGSTADADGLFLA
- a CDS encoding peptide chain release factor 3, whose protein sequence is MQKFYQNEVDKRRTFGIISHPDAGKTTLTEKLLLFGGAIQLAGAVKARKANRHATSDWMAMEQERGISVTSSVMKFNYRDFEINLLDTPGHQDFSEDTYRVLTAVDSAIMVIDSAKGVETQTRKLMEVCRMRNTPIITFINKLDREGLAPLDLLADIEDSLQVECAPLSWPIGMGKRFRGTYNLYSKNLQLFSAQDSERVRQAELIDDLDDGRLDARLGAQADELRDDIALLEGAANPFDLAEYLKGNQTPVFFGSAINNFGVRELLDAFVELAPPPQPRQTTTREVSPYEADFSGFVFKIQANMDPAHRDRIAFLRICSGRFERGMRLRHHRIGKDINVPNATIFMAQDRSHVEEAYAGDIIGIHNHGTIKIGDTFSLKEELKFVGIPSFAPEHFRRVRLKNPLKAKQLDKGLTQLAEEGAVQLFRPLASSDYILGAVGVLQFDVITARLRDEYGVDAVYEGVDYATARWIGCDDRKMAAEFEKKNRASLARDAEGNLAFLASSEWRLQHTVEQWPQVRFHKTREHC